The Ficedula albicollis isolate OC2 chromosome 5, FicAlb1.5, whole genome shotgun sequence genome includes the window cagccaCTTCCATGATTCCCACAATCCCTCACCTGTGAAGTGGAGGATCTCGGTCCACTGCTTGCAGATGTAGATCTGGACATCGGTCCCGCCCAGTGCCAGATAGGTCCCGCTCTGGTCGAAAATCAGGGACTTCACCTGTGGAGAAGAATCACAACAAGGCACTGAAAAAAGCTCCAAGTGGCTTTTTTGGGATGCCACAACCCCTGGAGCAGAGAGGCCGTGGGGGAAAAGGGACATCACACACCTCAAAGTTGTTATCCAGCTGCAATGTCTTGAAGTTCTTGAGCTTCCTCAAATCCCAGAGCTTGACCGAGGAGTCGTCGGCTGCCGTGGCCAGGTAGTATCCGTTTTCAGAAAAGGCGATGCTGGTGATGGGGCCAGAGTGTCCCGGGAAGTTGGCCACGTTGGTGCGTTCCTGGGGACAAGGTGGTCAGAGGGAAtcacagcactgggatgtgGCACTGTTCCCAACCGACCTGCACGGTCACAGCGTCACCAGCgcctgctctggagctggaatCTTGGGATTTCTTTGAGATACTTCCAAAAACATTCATCAAAGTGCCGCTCCTTGGACTGATCCCCAAACCAAGCTCAGgtcccccaaaatccctgctcctgcacattCCCATCAGCCCTTACCTTCAGATCCCAGATCTTGATTTGGGAATCCATTGTTCCTGTCCCAAAAATGAGCCCATCCGGGTGGAACTGGGCACAAGTGAGAGCTGAGGAGAAAGCAGGAGAATCAGATGCTTGGGAAGACTCCCAAGAAGGTTGGGAAGATCTGGAAGTTTGGGGAGGCTCAAGACGGTTGGGAAGATATGGGGAGTTGGGCATATTCGGAGAGCTGGGAAGACTCAAGAAGGCTGATGGGATTGGAAGGGCTGGGAAGACTCAGGAAGGTTGGGAAGGCTACCAAGACTCCTCCAGAGGAGTTCCCATGAACTCCAGGAGCCAAGGGCTGCCCAGAATGGGAAAATCAACTCCAAGGCTTACCACATCCAGAGCTCTCATCCGTCACCTTGGTGAGGACACGGCCCGTCTGGATATCCGAGAAAGCCCAGTACTGGGAGAGAGCGAGAGTGTTGGATATGGAAGGGGTGGGAAGCAAAGGTGGGCtctgtgggatggggagggattCACCTGGTCATCCGAGGAGCTGAGCAGGTAATCACCCGTGGCGTGCAGGCTGAGCCCCGTCACGGAGCCCTCGTGGGCACGGACCACCTGCACGCAGGAGGCGTTGGGAACGGACCAGATCCGGATCGTGGCGTCGGGAGAAGCCGAGAACACCAACTCCTACACAGGGACAACGCCAGAAGGTTCACACAGGAAAAATTCACCTCTCCAAGCGCTCCCAGCAAGAGATTCCACCTTGATATCCAGATTTGAGGAAttctggaagggaagaaagagccAGACGCACCTGGGATGGGTGGAAGACGACGCTGGTGACTTTCTTGGTGTGGCCCTTGAGCGTGGCCAGGATCTGCTCCGAGCTCTTGTCGAACACAATGACGTTTTTGTCGGCTCCACCTGGAAAACCACTGGGATGGGAGTGCAGGGCCAACCAACTCCAAATCCACCTGCCTTATGTTTCTTGCTCCCCTTCAAATTCCCAAAAGCACAGACAAAGAGACTCAGTCCCAGGTGAGAAATCCCCAGGAAAGCTCCCTTACCAGTGAGGATCTTGTTGGTGTCGGAAGGACACAGATCCAAGGCAAGAATTCCTGGGATGCTGGCACTGTGCAGCCCCTGTGTGAGGgaggaaaaccccaaattaatGGCACAAGCAGCAAAACACTCCCAAATGGAAACAAGAAGCGATTCCCATCTTCATGTGATTTTCCGAAGTTTCCCAGTCCTTTCCCATCCTGGCACTCACCACATGTGAGGCCACCTGCCGGTACTTGCTGAGCTCCTCCGGCTTCACCAGCTCCTCCGGGACTGTCTTGCCCCTCTGGAAAAACAGGGATAAACATCAGCCTTTGTTGGGGCAAGGCACGTCCTAGCTCCCTCAAAATCCTTGGATAAGGCCACTCACCTTCTTACGCTCCGTGGTCAGCACCGTTGCCTTGTCTtggagctggaaaacaaaaggaggGTAGGTACAGACCGGGAATTCTGCAATGGGAAGATGGAGAGGGCAACACGTGGAACACATCCCTTACCTTCTGGATGATCTCTGGGGTCattcctgccagctctcccagatCCATGGCCTCGCCAGTGCCCTGTGTGACACATGCagagggggaatttgggggcAGTGAGTGGGCAAAGGGTTGGGAATgagcaggagaagggctgggatggggagcagggactCACGGCCACGTTGGGCTGCGCTGATGGCACCGCCTGGGGCACGATGAGCCCGGCCTGAGGCTTCAGAGTGGCCAGAGCTGCAAAAACACAAGTTGTAAGGAAAACAGGCATAAAGCACTTCCCAGCGGCGCTTCCCCAGAACGCTGCGCGTAAGGAAAACAGGCATAAAGCACTTcccagcagcccttccccagaACGCTGCGTGTCCGTGTCACCTTCTCTGGCGGCTGTGACCTCCTTGGTGAGGCGGGCGATGACCCTGCAGGCGGCATCGTGCTGGTACAGGGCGTGGGACAGCTCCTGGCGCGTGGTCTGCAGCTGCTGCCGCAGCGTGAAGCTGTGCAGCATGACGGCATCCTGCCGGGAAGtgccagggtcagccagggaCCGGCGGGAtgccagggtcagccagggaACGGcggggtcccagccctgccagggaccGGCggggtcccagccccagccagggaacGGCggggtcccagccccagccagggaacGGCggggtcccagccccagccagggaacGGCggggtcccagccccagccagggaacGGCggggtcccagccccagccagggaacGGCggggtcccagccccagccagggaacGGCggggtcccagccccagccagggaacGGCggggtcccagccccagccagggaacGGCggggtcccagccccagccagggaacGGCggggtcccagccccagccagggaacGGCggggtcccagccccagccagggaacGGCggggtcccagccccagccagggaacGGCggggtcccagccccagccagggaacGGCggggtcccagccccagccagggaacGGCggggtcccagccccagccagggaacGGCggggtcccagccccagccagggaacGGCggggtcccagccccagccagggaacGGCggggtcccagccccagccagggaacGGCggggtcccagccccagccccggcggggtcccagccccagccagggacTGGCggggtcccagccccagccagggacTCACCCACTCGTCCTGCAGGGCTTTCAGGATGGCCGGGATGCTGGTGGCCGAGGGGGGCTTGGGGCGGATTGGGTGGGCGACTGCAAGAAAAACGGACACGTCACCCACATCCTTGATAACCCGATGGATCCCCGCACTCCCACCCCTTGCCTTTCCCGTTTCACCATCCCTCCTCAGCCCTCTCTTTCTCGGCCTCCACGGCTGAGTTTGGCATctcacccccagctcagcaaaCCCCTCTGGTACCGTCATTCCCGACCCTAGAACCGCTTTTCTCGGGTTTCCACGCCCGTTCCCGATCCCGGCACCTTTGATGTCGATGAGCTGCTCCTCGGACAGGGGCTGGTTGTTGACAGGGTCGGTGCCGTTCTCTGCGATGTATTTCTCGATCAGCCGCCGCTCGTACACGTGGTTGGACACCGGCGACACACACGGGTGCTCCGGGACCTCGTTGGAAACTGcgggggaaagggaaggataGGATGGGACGGGAACGGGGCTTGCGGGAACCCTCTGCCCGGTGATCCCCAGGTGACCCCGGCTGTCCCCGCCCCACCGCCCGGGGTCCTCCATTCGGTAAGGCGGCCCCCCCGTCCCTCTCCCGCGGCCGCTCTCTCTCCACACTCACTGGAGCAGATGAGCGCCATGGCGAAGGCCGGGCGGTCGCGGCGCTCCGGTTACGGCCCCGCTGCTCTCCTGAGGTTGTTTCCGGTTCTCCTTTCCGGTCCGGGGTCCCGGTTCCGGTTCCGGTTGGCGCGCGGGGCCCCCGCGCCGCTCCCGAGCGCTCACGCGGGCGCCGCCGCCGGAACCGGAAGcgctcccgcccccccccccccccccccccccccccccccccccccccccccccccccccccccccccccccccccccccccccccccccccccccccccccccccccccccccccccccccccccccccccccccccccccccccccccccccccccccccccccccccccccccccccccccccccccccccccccccccccccccccccccccccccccccccccccccccccccccccccccccccccccccccccccccccccccccccccccccccccccccccccccccccccccccccccccccccccccccccccccccccccccccccccccccccccccccccccccccccccccccccccccccccccccccccccccccccccccccccccccccccccccccccccccccccccccccccccccccccccccccccccccccccccccccccccccccccccccccccccccccccccccccccccccccccccccccccccccccccccccccccccccccccccccccccccccccccccccccccccccccccccccccccccccccccccccccccccccccccccccccccccccccccccccccccccccccccccccccccccccccccccccccccccccccccccccccccccccccccccccccccccccccccccccccccccccccccccccccccccccccccccccccccccccccccccccccccccccccccccatcctgAGGGATGTGGGGGGGACAATGGGAGGTGTGTACAGAGGGGCCTGGGGGGGATCCGGGGGGGACCAGAGGGATCCTGGAGACCGAGGAGATCTGGGTGTGGTGCGCACACAGAGATTTGGGGATCCAGTGGGCATTGGGAAGATCCAGGGAAGactggggggattttggggatcgTGAAGGGTGGAGGGCCTTGAGGCGGGagcgggcccccccccccccccccccccccccccccccccccccccccccccccccccccccccccccccccccccccccccccccccccccccccccccccccccccccccccccccccccccccccccccccccccccccccccccagtgggGAGCGCGGGCGGTCTcaggggtggcagtggtggctgtgTCCCACCCTGGAGCACCCCGCTCCCTCCTTTGGGAAGGGGTGCCCCCCCCTTCCCAGCCAGGCCCGGTGCCCTTGGCTGTGTCCCCATGACGCTCATCTATCCCAAAAATAGCTGCAGCACCCAGGCCTGTGCCGAGGGGGGGCATGGAACTAGGCTGTGGGGCCTCCACCCTCCCCTCCTGCTTGGGGGAGCCCAAAACCAGCAAGtggaccccaaaaccagcagggtttccccctcccagcacccctgcctctccctttccccacagATCCCAGGCTCCAGGATGGGGAGTGCCATGGGGCActgggccctgctggccctgttGCTGTGGATCCCATTCCTCATGGGATCAGGGGGGGATGGAGCCAAGGATGGCCAGGAGGGATTCCGGGGACACGCCGCCACCTCCGATGACCTGCTGCTCCGGATGGGAAGAACCACTTGGGACACCCTGGAAAACTGGGTGGgaccccagctcctgcagatggTGGCTGAGGTGGGATCCTGATTGCCAAGCCTTCCCTCGAGTTCCTTGTGCAGGGACACGGGAGTCCACGCCCTCTTTTCCCACTCCCTTATCCCCATCCTTCCCCGCAGAGCCTCTCCACCACCCTCTGGATCGTTTCCTCTGGGATCTCGGCAGCCCTGACCACGCTCTGTGGGATCCTGGGGGAtctcctggctgcttccagcATCAGCGGTGAGTGGGATTCACCCCATGGGACGGCTCTGGCCCCCATTCCTGGTGCCACCGCCACTGCTGACTCCcagatcccattcccaggcCACCGGCTGGTCCGAGCGGCAGCACTGGCTCCCAGAGAAGTCCAGAGAGTGCTCCTGTGGGCAGTGGCcgccctgctgggctcctgggtGCTATCCCGGCTTCGAcggctgctgctccctctgctccactggctgaagcttttccttttcctttgcgCCTTCCTGCACGTGGCCGCTTCCCAGGAGAGCCCCACGGTGCAGGcggggatgctgctggggctgtgggtgctctACGccctcctgggcagcctggtggCATCCCCGGATCCCAGTGCCCGGCTGGATGCGGCCGTGCGGAACCTGGAGTGGAAGGTGGAGGAGCTGCGGCGGCGCCAGAAGTTTGGGGGGCCCCGGAACCGGGAGGATTGAGCCCCCCTAAAGCTTCTTCAAAGCTTGGCTCTGTTATCCCAAGCACGTGTTCCCCCGCTCTGCTGAgccccccatgtcccctcctctgctttccagttCTCCCATGGGGGCCCCCCATCCCTCTGGGAGCACCCCAAAATCGGGGGCTGTGCCTTGCCACACATGCCACAAGTGCCttaaccccaaaatcccccacGAGCCCCAGATTCCCTGCTCGCCAGGGATGttgtcccagctcagctgacttggggtgcagaggggatcccattccccatcccgGGGG containing:
- the PRPF19 gene encoding pre-mRNA-processing factor 19 is translated as MALICSISNEVPEHPCVSPVSNHVYERRLIEKYIAENGTDPVNNQPLSEEQLIDIKVAHPIRPKPPSATSIPAILKALQDEWDAVMLHSFTLRQQLQTTRQELSHALYQHDAACRVIARLTKEVTAAREALATLKPQAGLIVPQAVPSAQPNVAGTGEAMDLGELAGMTPEIIQKLQDKATVLTTERKKRGKTVPEELVKPEELSKYRQVASHVGLHSASIPGILALDLCPSDTNKILTGGADKNVIVFDKSSEQILATLKGHTKKVTSVVFHPSQELVFSASPDATIRIWSVPNASCVQVVRAHEGSVTGLSLHATGDYLLSSSDDQYWAFSDIQTGRVLTKVTDESSGCALTCAQFHPDGLIFGTGTMDSQIKIWDLKERTNVANFPGHSGPITSIAFSENGYYLATAADDSSVKLWDLRKLKNFKTLQLDNNFEVKSLIFDQSGTYLALGGTDVQIYICKQWTEILHFTEHSGLTTGVAFGHHAKFIASTGMDRSLKFYSL
- the TMEM109 gene encoding transmembrane protein 109, with amino-acid sequence MTLIYPKNSCSTQACAEGGHGTRLWGLHPPLLLGGAQNQQVDPKTSRVSPSQHPCLSLSPQIPGSRMGSAMGHWALLALLLWIPFLMGSGGDGAKDGQEGFRGHAATSDDLLLRMGRTTWDTLENWVGPQLLQMVAESLSTTLWIVSSGISAALTTLCGILGDLLAASSISGHRLVRAAALAPREVQRVLLWAVAALLGSWVLSRLRRLLLPLLHWLKLFLFLCAFLHVAASQESPTVQAGMLLGLWVLYALLGSLVASPDPSARLDAAVRNLEWKVEELRRRQKFGGPRNRED